The following is a genomic window from Epinephelus moara isolate mb chromosome 17, YSFRI_EMoa_1.0, whole genome shotgun sequence.
GGTCGTAGAATGTTTTTCTCCTCGGCGACTATCATGTCTTTAGAAAATACTGTACAGATTTGTAGGCATTTTATCATCTAAAGAGGCTTGAAACGTCGTGCACGTAACTgctgtaaaaggaaaaaaaaatctcagcgGGGGCCCCCCCTGGGTTTGGCCTGAGCCCCGAATGTTTACAACATATGGCTCCGCCCTCATTTTAGACTGTTTgtcagacaaaaacatttcaagaTGCAATTAATGGATGagtcaagaaaataaaaggctGATTAATCAGTAATAATGAAAATgctcattagttgcagcccttgaGGCCTGCTGTGTGAGAAGTGGAAATACTCTTTACACATTTGTTACACAGTCATCACAGTGCTACACCTACGACTAAGCTGTGAGACCGAGCAGAGAccgcaataaataaataaatgaatgaatatgtgtCTAAATTAATGCCAGCACAAGCCCACACTGTGCTTCTTTATCACAGATCACACTGATGATCAGTGATAAAAGTCCCAGCcagagaaaataataaaagcagtAAGGatcattcattgtttttattgataGGTACAACATTGAGACAATAAATGGGGCATCTTGTGACATAATGTTAACAAAGAACATGTTCATGAACAAGCAACAATAAGACTATTATTTCTAGCTTTATGTCCCCTGCCTCTATCCATACCCCGTCCATATTATAGTTAATTTGATACTATATTGTTCATTACTAGTCTTGCATACACCTTTGTCAGACAAAGACCCGTGTACATATACAGAATCTATACATACAATCTACAATAACAGTAGGTTAACAAAAATTGCTGTAAATTCATGCTACAGTGCTGTGCTAAATCAAGACCTACAAGTACGCTTCTTCcgccttaaaaaaaaatctgaaaatattgtTTGAACTTCTCGTAAAATTtctttctgcaaaaaaaaaaacttcatggttcttacaaagaaaaaaaaactttttttgagaAGTTACCTAACCTTTTTTTGCAAAGGAAACCAGGCtgcaaataaattaatttgaatCAGTGACATTTTACTGATTCCTCTAGgttaatttaatcatttaaaactGTTACTGAAATATTTTGAGCAGTTAAATAAATTCCACGTGATGCTACAGTTCGATGTGTATAATCGTCGTAAACATTAATCTCATACAACACATTCAACAAGTAAATTTATCGATGCATTCTACTGTATCTACATTATACAGTCAAATactaaaaagtacaaaaaaatagcTTATGCTTCATAGGAGACATATGAGAACTGACCCAAACCCTATGATGATGAAAACTAATTTCACAGGCATGTGTTTCACAATGTAAAATATCAGTGGTATAAAAGTCGTCCCGAATAAGGCAACACAATTACATGCCTTTATGATGCATGGTTTCAAATCAAAGCTTCACTCAACAGTGAtatgagagaaaataaaataaagtgccTATTGTGTGAATAAGTTAAGATGAAAGTTGCTGTACATGAGTAGAGGTTTAGAACAGGGTTGTTGTCAGTGTGTTGGGGTGTGATGACAGGTGGAAGTGTCCTCAGGTGTGCTCAGCGCAGCGAGTTGGTGGGCATACAGTCGCACAGGGCCCTCCTCTCCGCCCTCAGCACCAGCGTCTCTGTCTGCAACGGACAAAACAGCGTGTCAATGCATTTTAACTCCGACTgcacaatatttcatttttcttgTTGTCATCTCGATGTCAACATGTGtgacagacacattttaaaacagtggttcccaactggtccagccacaaggtccagatttctccttagtcattagttcaaggtccacacagttcagtttattcagtgtcatacttgcgtttggccatgtcgtcgagctagtttgctgtctctgtgaagtggctgtctgttagtcactgactctacaacaggaaacagcacttccaATTAAatgctctgtgccggaaattcactgtacgtCAAGATAAAgcatgttttttacaaacttgacacattcgtgagtcacttgtggtccattcagaatggaacTATAaaccacttttggactgcgatccaccagttgggaaccactgttttaaaagATACTGCACTTTTTTCAGTTAGTTAAAAGAGAGAATCAGTACAAAACTGTGCTTTAAAATGTAACTACCATTCTTTTTTTGTGCCTtcaatgtaaaataaaagtgaggcagacaccatctcctCATTTAAGAGTAGACTTAAGACTTTAccctttgataaagcttatagtaagggctggctcttatagttagggctggctcaggctttccttggaccagcccctagttaggcagATGTAGGCCCAGTCTGCCAGAGGACTTCCTATTACACACTGAGCTCCCCTTTCTTTCTCTCGCTGTCCATTTGCAAACGCTCATGTCCCATTaatgcatgtcactaactcggcttcttcccCAGAGCCCGGAGCTCTTGTGCTTTCTCATCTCACAGGTTCCCACCGATCAGGGTTGTATtacatataacatatatatatatattatatacacaCGACTTTCCTGGGAGAGGAATCCCTCCTCAGTTACTctttctgaggtttctaccattttttaaGAGAGGATGGCAGAAGAAATATCCACACACCAATTCAACCAAGCTTAGCCCTAATTTAAACATGAGTGTAACTAAAAGGCGTCATTTCTACTTTTCAAAATCTAATTTTTGCCCGGTCACGTTCACAGTTTCAGTTTAATTAATTCACTAAAAGACGGTGTCCTCTTACTTTCCACCTGTCAAACTCCAGATCGGAAAAACTCTTAAACTTAAACTgcacagttttttgttttccgCATTTTGCCTCTCAGGCAACATACCAGCTGCCCAACTATCTTGGTGGAGGTTGTTGGGGCTATATGCCAGAGGTGGGAGTAAGTCACACATATGCAAGTCTCAAGCGAGTCCCAAGTTACTGTGGTGAGTGTCAAGTAAGTCAAGTCACTACTATAAATCAAGTAACACAAATGTAGTCATTATTCAGGtaaagcaagtcacaagtcaagttgtataaaaaaaaagaaggggggGGGGATGTAGTGACGGAAGATAGAAGAAGGTTTTTGTGGCGGTCTTGTTACTCATTATTGAGCTGCAGACCTTGCATACCGCTGTTCTCTTCTAACTACTGTCATCGACAACATAATCCTCAACTccaaattttattattttgggaCTAAccgcctccatgatggctgctTGTCTCTTGGCATCCTTGTAGGTTGCCAGGTTTATGCACATTACGCTAGAAATCACCCAGTtgtgtttcaaaaacaaaacataacttcTCAATATCTAGACAAATGCAACTATTTAATTTCTAAAAAGTCAAGTGTTTTCCattcatctgtctcaagtctaACTAAAGTCTATAGCCATGAATACCAAGTCAAAGTGAAGTCAAACCTTTTATCAGTGtcctcaaatttgtgactccagtcacatgacttggctTGAGTCCCCCCACCTCACATATATTCATTAAAAGATAATTCTCCTAAACATGCTGGAACTGATCCTCAATCAGAGATAATGCAGTAAAATACAGTGCTCTTTGTGGTAAAggtagaaataaaacatttgttattgATTTTAAAGGTTCATTgttgacaacataaacagtaTTTGAAATGCTTCTGTCAAACCGTTTTTatataacataataaaaatatctgCAATAATACAGGGCCTCTGTCTCTGACAAGAAAACTTCACCTACCCTGGCATCAAGGTTGAACGCGGTCTTCTTTAGATCTTGCAGTGCCCTCTGCATAAACTCAAATGCATGACAGTCCACACATGGGCGACCTGGAAGAAAAATATCAGAAATTAAGAGATTCACATGAGGTCAGTGACTTAATTCTGAGATGTCAGTTAGctcatgggcggattatgagacatcAGGACTGTGGGCACagatgcaaagggccccaccacctctcctacttaggagttgtgtctttttgtcaccatttgggtctctttgaggtaattttgtctcTTGCTGAAgtaatttgtgtttctttgtggtaaatttctgtatttttttggtcgttttgtgtctgtttgtagtcgTTTGGCTCCCTCTGAGGTAACTATATGAGTGTTTagagtaattttgtgtcactttgaggtaattttatgtcttcttttggttgttttgtgtcactttataGTTGTCTCTTGTCTTGTGaggttgttttgcctgtttttgtagttattttgtgtctctgcagttcctttgcttttctctgtggtcttttagtgtctctttgtggtcatattgagtctcttcctggttggtatgtgttaatttgagggacattttgcaggtgaaggctgACACTTTGGGTCCCCGGGCCTTTACATAAGGTTTGCTAACTTGAGATAATATCAGCCACCATGAGCTCGTGGTCATACCGTACTTAGTAAAACTGTAGCTGCAAAGCCCCTGGGTGGACTAAATTGAGCAACGGTCTGTTTTGTTGCTTGTGAATTAAACTTTTTATCTGTAAAAGGGAAGATTGTGATACATCTCCTTTAAAAACGTACAAAATCTGACTTGGCGGAGCTATTCCTGGTGCATTAACTCATCTGGCTTTAACTGGGGATAAATGTTATTCAGACTTCCATCTTGACAACTGTAAATATAAGTGTGGAGAAGCCTGAATTACATActtgttttcataaaaatggGTCAAATTTCCAATTATCATCAGTGTTGGCTGCAAAAGACAATCCTAGGTTATCTGTTTCAACCTGGTACAGATGATGAAACGGGTCTTAAAGTAGCAGCAGAGGCCCATTTTTCATGCTGTGATATATACACCAATTAGGATGACCTACAATTCCCAATAGGAAACCTCTGTGGGGAATGAAACCATCACTGTGCAGACAGATTCCCACCTGataaacatttgaaaacctGCTCTGAACAGGCAGAAAACATATAAATAACATATTTAAATCCACCTACTTTCGGCAGGGATGACAGTCCCAGCCTCCTGATCCGCATCAGCTGCACCGAGACACAGGAGCTGGACCGCCAGAAGGAGCACCGTTGCCTGCAGATATCCACCGGATGCCATGGTGACGATGTGATCGACTACCCTTTAAAATCAGAAACACAATTTGCAGGTATGTGGTTAAATACATCAACGGAAAATGTCCTACACGGCCGTCAGTCACTGAAATAACAGATTCTGAAGGGCTTTGTTTGGAGAACAGTCCAGTTTTCATCGTTAAATATTTGTACGTGTTTCAAAAATACAGTCCACAAATCAGAATTACTATTAATTTAACAAACTACATGTTTTCCTACCGTCAATCAGTCGATGGTATTTGGCCGAACAGCGCAAGATGCCCACCTAGGATTGTTTAATGTGGATTAACGGAGTGCGCACGCGCGTGGCTCATCTGAAATTCGCTTTGGGAACGGAATCAAGACTTCCGGTGAAAAcgttcaaaataaaagccttgacAAACAGACTGTATCATCTTATAAGAGATTGGAGTAGATAAGCAGGCCTACGTTTATTTAGGTGCAGTCATAGTCATACAATTAAGagctaattaattaattaattctatTAGTGCAGTAATTTGTACTTTGCTTGTGTATTTCCGTTTTTTTGCCAGGCCTCaaatttcagagggaaatattgtactttacttcagctacatttattttacagctttgGTTGCTAGTTATTTTTTCAGATTAAGGTCAACCAAGTACGTgaacagtttataaaatatgtataaataGTAAAATAATTGATtcaacatttataaaaaaaatagttctCATTGTTTCTAAACAGGCAATGTCAGGGTGGCAGGTAGGGTCTCTAGATAAGGCAATAATGTAGAGTAAAGTAACCCACCAATGTCACATCAGTTGATACTCTGATTTAGAAGTGCATAGTCTCAAAGTAAACCAAATTACCACCATTGAATAACCTCAACAAACCGCAGCTCATTTGGGAGAACCTGGGTCTGAGAtaaacctttattgatccccaaggggaaaGTCAGGtggaaaagataaaaacaactaaTTCTATAAGAgcagaaatgaaaaatatgaattgtaaaaaaaaaaaagccattaaagACAGTTACAAGGTAAAATGACACCATTAATACAATGACTGATGGCAGTGAGTCCAGTATCTATGTGAACACTGTACACCAGAATAACTGTGATTAAGTAATACTTAGTATTATCTGTATTAATATAGCAGAATAGAAATATAGCATATGATGTGGTAAGATGGTATAACATTGAAGTAGTACAGCATGATATAGTGCAGTATAGTATAATATAAGGCACAGtgtaatggtaataataataactatataatataaataatatacgCTTGTATAACATATTATAGTACGGCATTAAATCAGAAAATCATATGTAATATGaggccatagtatagtatagtatagtcaGCGTTGGAGGGTAACTAGTTACGGTAATGAAATTACTAGATAAATATAATTGTAATCAGCTAAAGTTACTAAGAAAAACATgtaattacagttactaatcaaaatcTATTACAAAGGGGTAACATTTGAATGTATTCTCTTTGATAAGAAGtttatatgtaaaataaaacatttagctACTCTTTCGCTCTGTATCTTTTCGCCTTGTAGGAGTGCAGTCTTTTGGCAAAGCCTCTTTTCGGACATTTTTCAGCTTCATTGTTTAAAGTAATCAAAAAGTAATGTGGTGTGCAACTGTAGTGTACTGTTTGATGAAGTAATTTTCAATTACATTTCgaattacattttaacagggtaactagttAGGGTAACTAGCTAGTAACCTTCCCGACACTGAGGACAGGACAGTACAGTGTATAGTATGGAGCATTGAGGGGGTTATGGTCCAGTTGGTATTATGCATTGGAaagaataaatgtaatttaaaataatttcattaaaaaaaaaaaaagtaggaaaaaaTTGAATAATATGCACCTTTATGTGAGTTATACCCATACACAGTGACACTTGTAAGGCgtaactcaactttatttaaaacaacacaacatatGGATAAACAAAACTGATATACATTGCCACAGTACTCCAGAtgaaaaacacttgttttttattttaatttttttatggcTCATTGTTGTCAAGTGAAATGCCCTCGACCCCGGTGTGGGCGGGGTCCTGACTGTTTTCTTAGGTAGCCCGTTAAAATGCCCGAACTCAAAACACTTCTTTTTCCAAGATGGCGTCGATGAAGGACAGCGACACCGGCCTGTGGCTTCATAACAAATTGGGATCCACGGACGAGCTGTGGACGCCTCCGAGCATCGCCTCTCTCCTCACCGTGTCAGTAATTGACAACATACGGCTGTGTTTCTCGAGCTTATCGCCCCCGGTGAAGCTCAAACTCCTGCTCGGGATGCTGCATCTTCCCAGGCGAACCGTTGACGAGGTGGGTTGCTGTGCGTTAGCTAGCGGTTAGCCTGGCAGGTAAAGTACGCTAATAACGTCAATACGCATCTAATAGTAAAGCTTAATGTCCGGCTAGttgctttaaaaatataaaaatagatCGCTGTTCAAGTGACTGTCTCAGGCTGCCGGTGAAACGTCAAACTACGCTTATAAATCTATTAGGCTAGCGTTAGCTTGCTATCTGTAATTATTGGCGACGGTTAATGTCGTTAGCGAGCGTCAGAAATACAAAGCTGGTGTTATTCCTGCGACCGCCTTTACCTCAGCGTCAACAGAACATTTACACGatttaacgttaacgttaggTAGCTACACCATTTAACGTCGATCGTAGCCGTGTTTTTTCAGCAGAGGTTTACCAGCGACAGCGGGAAGCATTAGCCTAGCGGGACTCGTACAGACATTATGGTGGGATGGGCACAAGAGGGCTAAGTGACTGAGCTGGAGGGCGGTACCAGCACCGAGTCCGACATATCACTTGTTCAGCTGCCTTTAACGTTAGATACCCGTCATCACAGTGTCttgcatattcacacagcaTGTTTAACACCATCACCTCTGCCGAAAGTATCTGATCTGAGATCCTCGTAGTCCCTCTCCTCGTTTGAATATAATATACTGTGTAGTCAGAATAAGGTTTATTGTCAAGGAGGCGTTCACTTAAACAGAATTTGCCTTAATGCACACAATGAACATAACAAGAGGGGACACATTGGAGGGAAATGCAGCTAAAGTCaagaacacaaataaataaccCATAGACTACAAAAAGTACTTTGCAAAGTGCAGTAACTAATGTGCACAATATAGCTGATGAGTATGGGAAAGCTGTGTAGCTTGTGCAGGATGTGCAAAAGTTCACAGTAGTGAGAATATGCATATATATTTCCTTGTTAACCAGGTAAGTCccatctcttttacaagggagacctggcagCACagcacataaaacataaaataaatacagtaacatgtaaaaaatattacaacacG
Proteins encoded in this region:
- the c17h4orf48 gene encoding neuropeptide-like protein C4orf48 homolog; its protein translation is MASGGYLQATVLLLAVQLLCLGAADADQEAGTVIPAESRPCVDCHAFEFMQRALQDLKKTAFNLDARTETLVLRAERRALCDCMPTNSLR